Proteins from a single region of Procambarus clarkii isolate CNS0578487 chromosome 62, FALCON_Pclarkii_2.0, whole genome shotgun sequence:
- the LOC138354372 gene encoding uncharacterized protein: MVPWLCWTFPGTSRRHSVDLVPQVDLVPQVDLVSQVDLVPQVDLVPQVDLVPQVDLVPQVDLVPQVDLVPQVDLVPQVDLVPQVDLVPQVDLVPQVDLVPQVDLVPQVDLVPQVDLVPQVDLVPQVDLVPQVDLVPQVDLVPQVDLVPQVDLVPQVDLVPQVDLVPQVDLVPQVDLVPQVDLVPQVDLVPQVDLVPQVDLVPQVDLVPQVDLVPQVDLVPQDDLVPQVDLVPQVDLVPQVDLVPQVDLVPQVDLVPQVDLVPQVDLVTQDDLVPQVDLVPQVDLVPQVDLVTQVDLVPQVDLVTQVDLVTQVDLVTQVDLVPQVDLVPQVDLVPQVDLVPQVDLVTQVDLVPQVDLVTQVDLVPQVDLVPQVDLVPQVDLVPQVDLVTQDDLVPQVDQTT; the protein is encoded by the coding sequence ATGGTACCATGGCTCTGTTGGACCTTCCCGGGCACCAGCAGGAGGCACTCTGTTGACCTGGTGCCACAGGTTGACCTGGTGCCACAGGTTGACCTGGTGTCTCAGGTTGACCTGGTGCCACAGGTTGACCTGGTGCCACAGGTTGACCTGGTGCCACAGGTTGACCTGGTGCCACAGGTTGACCTGGTGCCACAGGTTGACCTGGTGCCTCAGGTTGACCTGGTGCCTCAGGTTGACCTGGTGCCTCAGGTTGACCTGGTGCCTCAGGTTGACCTGGTGCCTCAGGTTGACCTAGTGCCTCAGGTTGACCTGGTGCCTCAGGTTGACCTGGTGCCTCAGGTTGACCTAGTGCCTCAGGTTGACCTGGTGCCTCAGGTTGACCTGGTGCCTCAGGTTGACCTGGTGCCTCAGGTTGACCTGGTGCCTCAGGTTGACCTGGTGCCTCAGGTTGACCTGGTGCCTCAGGTTGACCTGGTGCCACAGGTTGACCTGGTGCCACAGGTTGACCTGGTGCCTCAGGTTGACCTGGTGCCTCAGGTTGACCTGGTGCCACAGGTTGACCTGGTGCCACAGGTTGACCTGGTGCCACAGGTTGACCTGGTGCCACAGGTTGACCTGGTGCCACAGGTTGACCTGGTGCCACAGGTTGACCTGGTGCCACAGGATGACCTGGTGCCACAGGTTGACCTGGTGCCACAGGTTGACCTGGTGCCACAGGTTGACCTGGTGCCACAGGTTGACCTGGTGCCACAGGTTGACCTGGTGCCACAGGTTGACCTGGTGCCTCAGGTTGACCTGGTGACACAGGATGACCTGGTGCCACAGGTTGACCTGGTGCCACAGGTTGACCTGGTGCCTCAGGTTGACCTTGTGACACAGGTTGACCTGGTGCCACAGGTTGACCTTGTGACACAGGTTGACCTTGTGACACAGGTTGACCTTGTGACACAGGTTGACCTGGTGCCACAGGTTGACCTGGTGCCTCAGGTTGACCTGGTGCCACAGGTTGACCTGGTGCCTCAGGTTGACCTGGTGACACAGGTTGACCTGGTGCCTCAGGTTGACCTTGTGACACAGGTTGACCTGGTGCCTCAGGTTGACCTGGTGCCACAGGTTGACCTGGTGCCACAGGTTGACCTGGTGCCTCAGGTTGACCTTGTGACACAGGATGACCTGGTTCCTCAAGTTGACCAAACAACCTGA